The following coding sequences are from one Ovis canadensis isolate MfBH-ARS-UI-01 breed Bighorn chromosome 7, ARS-UI_OviCan_v2, whole genome shotgun sequence window:
- the CELF6 gene encoding CUGBP Elav-like family member 6, with amino-acid sequence MAAAPGGSAPPAGPGPRLGFSTADSGIGMSGLNPGPAVPMKDHDAIKLFVGQIPRGLDEQDLKPLFEEFGRIYELTVLKDRLTGLHKGCAFLTYCARDSALKAQSALHEQKTLPGMNRPIQVKPAASEGRGEDRKLFVGMLGKQQGEEDVRRLFQPFGHIEECTVLRSPDGTSKGCAFVKFGSQGEAQAAIQSLHGSRTMAGASSSLVVKLADTDRERALRRMQQMAGQLGAFHPAPLPLGACGAYTTAILQHQAALLAAAQGPGLGPVAAVAAQMQHVAAFSLVAAPLLPAAANSPPGGGPGTLPGLPAPIGVNGFGPLTPQTNGQPGSDSLYNNGLSPYPAQSPGVADPLQQAYAGMHHYAAAYPSAYAPVSTTFPQQPSALPQQQREGPEGCNLFIYHLPQEFGDAELIQTFLPFGAVVSAKVFVDRATNQSKCFGFVSFDNPTSAQTAIQAMNGFQIGMKRLKVQLKRPKDANRPY; translated from the exons ATGGCCGCGGCGCCCGGAGGGTCTGCGCCGCCCGCCGGCCCCGGCCCGCGCCTGGGTTTCAGCACCGCGGACAGCGGCATCGGCATGAGCGGGCTAAACCCGGGTCCTGCCGTGCCCATGAAGGACCACGACGCCATCAAGCTTTTCGTGGGGCAGATCCCGCGGGGCTTGGACGAGCAGGACCTCAAGCCGCTGTTCGAGGAGTTCGGCCGCATCTACGAGCTGACGGTGCTGAAGGACCGGCTCACCGGCCTCCACAAAG GCTGTGCCTTCCTCACCTACTGCGCCCGGGACTCTGCTCTCAAGGCTCAGAGTGCACTGCACGAGCAGAAGACCCTGCCAGGG ATGAATCGTCCTATCCAAGTGAAGCCGGCTGCCAGTGAGGGCCGAGGAG AGGACCGAAAGCTGTTTGTGGGCATGCTGGGCAAGCAGCAGGGCGAGGAGGACGTCAGACGCCTATTCCAGCCCTTCGGCCACATCGAGGAGTGCACCGTCTTGCGGAGCCCTGACGGCACTAGCAAAG GCTGTGCTTTTGTGAAGTTCGGGAGTCAAGGGGAAGCTCAGGCAGCCATCCAGAGTCTGCACGGCAGCCGGACAATGGCG GGCGCCTCGTCCAGCCTCGTGGTCAAGCTGGCAGACACGGACCGCGAGCGCGCACTGCGGCGGATGCAGCAAATGGCAGGCCAGCTGGGCGCCTTCCACCCGGCGCCGCTGCCGCTCGGGGCCTGCGGAGCCTATACCACCGCG ATCCTGCAGCACCAGGCGGCCCTGCTGGCGGCGGCGCAGGGCCCGGGCCTCGGCCCAGTGGCGGCAGTGGCTGCACAGATGCAGCACGTGGCGGCCTTCAGCCTGGTGGCAGCGCCGCTCTTGCCCGCGGCAG CCAACTCCCCGCCCGGCGGTGGCCCGGGCACGCTTCCGGGTCTCCCGGCGCCCATCGGCGTCAATGGATTCGGTCCCCTGACTCCCCAGACCAACGGGCAACCAGGCTCGGACAGTCTCTACAATAACGGGCTCTCTCCTTACCCAG cccagaGTCCCGGCGTGGCTGACCCCCTGCAGCAGGCCTACGCTGGGATGCACCACTACGCAG CAGCCTATCCGTCGGCCTATGCCCCAGTGAGCACAACTTTTCCCCAGCAGCCTTCAGCCTTGCCCCAGCAGCAAAGAGAAG GCCCCGAAGGCTGTAACCTCTTCATCTATCACCTGCCTCAGGAGTTTGGTGATGCAGAACTCATCCAGACATTCCTGCCCTTTGGAGCTGTGGTCTCTGCCAAAGTCTTTGTGGATCGTGCCACAAACCAGAGCAAGTGTTTTG GGTTTGTTAGCTTTGACAATCCAACCAGTGCCCAGACAGCTATTCAGGCCATGAATGGCTTTCAGATTGGCATGAAGAGGCTCAAGGTTCAGCTGAAGAGGCCCAAGGATGCTAACCGGCCTTACTGA